In Vicia villosa cultivar HV-30 ecotype Madison, WI linkage group LG7, Vvil1.0, whole genome shotgun sequence, the DNA window ttatttaaattttttaacaaaaatctatGATGAGGATgactttttttaaggtttttcacCACCGATTTAATTCGGTTCGGGAGTCAGTTTAGGCATCAAGTGGGTCCAGTCCCCTCTCGATCGGAGTTACGAAAAATCGAACCGTAATTCTCCCTATCAAGTTCAACGTCAATCATCAcaagaccaactaacgattgatggatgacttttttaaaataaagacTTTATTCTCAATTTCTTAAATCATTATTACTCTCTCTTCATTATTTCTCCTTTTTCTCTTCTATACCAAATATTACATTAAATCTACTATACTTATCATCTTTTTCTATCTTTTCATACTCTTTTTCACCTGTTTCTCTCTTCTCTGTTTCTCCTCATACCAAATATTACCTCACTTTAATACATCTTCTTTGcttgtaaaaaagaaaaaattggatGAATGTGcttcgttttaaaaaaattacattcatgtatgagttaaaaggtagtgcactgacagtgtaaaatagttttacactgtcatccaatagaaagctATCGATTAGCCAtgtcattaaaatattttttaaataaaagagtagtttaattggatacatgatggtgattggttgacagtgtaaaaatattttacactgtcagtgcatcaccccttttctcttcaTGTATTCTTTAAAACGAAAGCACGtacatgtattttaattttttattacatttattttattagtatgttattttcattattttaatttatttaattattcaactttttattaattatttatatatttcaaaaataatatatcgttatttgtattattaatttttagtggattttacaaaaatatttatcaagtatttataatttaaatattaaatgaaATTTTTATGTTTGTAATTTAGATATCCACCTTATTACACCTTTAAATTTATAACTCTGACAACATTCACTTGAAAATATGTATATGGCTCTCAGACATATAAAACTATAAGCATCCATTAATTCTTATTTAAAACtatcaattattaatttttttaaaataaaacataaaaacaggAAGACaatggtaataataataataattgaaaagctaaaaaaaatcaCAAGGAATTGTTCTCAATCGCATGATATTCTCATCAATAGCATAGTGACTAAGGGAGAATTTGATCAACTGATTGAGTTTCACCACCATTATTAGCATCAGCACAACCAGTAATTGTTGCAATGTCATAGTCTTCAAATAATTGAACATTTCCATTAGTGGTGACCGCTTTAATGAATTCAGGCCTCTTAAAAAGAGAGGCTGAAATATGAATGTCGCTAGCAGCATTAATTTTTCCTCCAATCACTCCGCCAAACACTTGCCCTCGAGATCCAGAGAGCTGAAGGGAAAAAGCGGCATAATCAGGGTTTAAATACGCTCCAGCTAGTGATAACACATTAAACGGACCATCCAATTGGAAAGCTGGGATACGAGAATTCGGAAGAAGAAGTGTAACGTCAGAGACAAGACCAGAACCGTTCACCACGACTATTCTAGCTTCATGACGCTTAGCAAAGTCGATTATGGTCTCCACAACATCATTTCCAATTGGAATCTCAAGAATAATATTTTCCATATCAGCTATTGAGTTTTCCATGATAATCATGGGTGGTTTGGGTTTGTTCTTTGACCCTGAAGGTCTACCCATGTGTCTTCCAGCAGAGGACGAGGGATTGTCCTCCATTGACTCTTCAGTGAGCTCAGAAATCATCAATGTGTTTGGGTTGGTGGTTTGAGAGAATATATGTTCACTCTCAGATATTGAAGAATTCTCTTTTAGGAATTCATTACTAGAGAAAGGAGAAAAATGTGAGGATGCATTTTTATCGTCAGCCATTGAAGATACTGAAGATAAATATTTGTGAAGAAGAGATTGATAATGTATTTTTGTAAAGAAGAGATTAATAATATAAagtatttatagttttttttgaGATCTAAAACATAGCTAAaaacaatataatataatattttttattttattaatttattacttaaattattttatactaaaacttaaaaataaaaacattactAGTCTTTTCTAACTCTGAAATTTGGAATTGAATACACATGATACACACGATTCATAAATAAAATCACTAAAATAAGAGATACGGTCAATTTTTTGTTTTCTAGAATGGCTatatttaaactaaattaatataaaatataaaataattcaaaTCCAGAACTTCAAATAATTATAAGTTtcaatattaaaaaaagaaaaaaaaatagaagcttCTCTTTTATTAAAGTACATTTTCCAAATATAATATGAAATTCAGTTTCGTAAATTTATTTATGCACAATTCCTTACCATTGTTTCATGCTTATCCCTTTCAATTCATTCAATAAAAAAACCTTAACTATTGATAACtataataaaatacattaaatataaattaatttcataaaaatacaaataaaaaaagatAATAGAAAATGAGATATGTACTGAGAGAGTTGAGAGTGTTAAATAATTTTACATTATAATTATGTATCTCCGCATCAtactataatttttaataatttttaagttAATGGTATAACATAGCTGAATGATGTGCATATTCTTTAACCTCAAAAGATATTCATGTAAATGTATTATCTGTGTAAATTTTTTACATATTCAATGTATCATAATTATTGATGTTACTTTATAtagatgattaaaataaaaagtcaaattttattaaaaatttaatgattaaagttaattaaacaatgtaaaaaaaatttacattataGGTGTATATAcagtttaaatttatatatatatatatatatatatatatatatatatatatatatatatatatatatatatatatatatatatatatatatatatatatatatattaaacgcTATTAAgcttaaaaaatttaaatcacaATTATTCTTCTCTTTCTAAGTATAATTaccatttaataataaaattatatttaaaatttaaaattattaaatatatttattaattttaaaaagtaaattcTTAACAAATATATGTTAATGTCTGAAAATATAAAAGTCGTGGTGAAATATATACATACGTAAATAAGATTTtggatatatattttatataatataaatacattaattattctaccaaattttctttataaaagtAAAATACGCAATAGAAATTATATTTAAGGACTTAAGATATAATCAAATTTAATTATAGTTTTGATCCTCTTATTTTAATTCGTTCGTAGAATTAATACgttatttaaaaatcaaaattactAATCAATTACACCAAAACATCGACAACACACCGAAAAAACGCTACATCAATTTCTTAGTGCCAAGTCCGCAACTTGGAGTCCAAAAAACACTTTTACTTAAAGTAACGCAACAACGTAGAATGAGATACTGATCTCTGATCTTAGTGGATTTGCGGTTTAAACCATTAAATCTTTCACTACACTTCTACATATGTCATGGTCTACTTGAAAAATATGTCACGGTATCTCACACCCGTCTCCCACGAATGAGTACCAAATAAATACCTCACGATCATCTCATTGAGACCATTTATTTAGTCTCACATGATAATTCTCATAGTAATATAATTTACTTATTCAATTACGATCCACGAACTGATAATGGCATAATCACATACCAAGCCGATATAAAAGTAGTCATTATACCAAAACATTGCTCAACCATTTGCGTATTGTGACTCACTAAGACTCTATCAAAATAAGCAAAGTGTCAACAAACGTATAACTAGTATATTATCACACGATCATGACCACCAAGGGCCCTCCCATAAGAATAACATCGGGATCCGGGCTATCTTACTACCACCCCATAGGAGAAAAGATATGGATAATAGCCTACATTTGAAAATAAACCAATAGTGTAATCGTCCTATGTAGCTCATAGGTCATGGAATGCACATGAAGTACTCAAGTCAAAAAGGTGTATGAATTATCGATTTTCCTATTATATCTTTTAAAACCTCATGGCCTTGCTTCATGAGCATACATTCGAAATTATATGTTGTTACTAAGATCATCACAAATCTCACACCTGATGGAAAGGATGACTCGTGTATCTTGTACCCAATAGAGATATTATCGCGCTATATACGTCAGGTAACACTCACATGGGAGTCTAACTATGAGGCCATGTACATAAGTGAACCACCCAAGGTCATACAACAATCATCCATTCATAACCTATAGGCGCGACAATCAGACAACATGACAAGTCTCCTTAAGGTTGTCACCTTGTAAGTCCTTCTAGTCTCACACCTTATGAATATAGTAAAAACATAAGAGTGTCATGTTCCCAGGATTCTCCTATACTGGATATGATTTGTTTAAGTTTGCCATGTGATATTTGTGGCAACCtactttaaaaatttattttcaaacggAGTCGACACCCACTATTTTTTAtgggcaagtgagaaacccttaaaaTAGAGATTTGCGTAAATATGTAatttaggcaaagggaaggtgttatgcaccctttgcctcccttgtattcaaggggacccatttagcctttaggtttaggttttataaaaaaGGTTTTGATAGTTGTTGACTAATAGATTAAAAAAAGTCTTTAGCCAAAAGGGTAAAACCCCAAAGGTTTTGATAaggccattgtcagatcgagacaatgACCATGGCTAAACAAAATATagcaagaataaaaaaataacctcagagtatcatcattggccaaaacaatgTTTTTTAAAATGGAGGCCTCGtgttaaatcattggccaaaaagagGAAACCTAAAAGTTTGTAAAAAGGTATTGAAAATAAAACTACCCTTTTTAATAAAAGGATGGCCTCATACCAAAAGGTTTAATCATTGACCAAAAGTGTAAAACCTAAAGATTTTGATGGAGATCAAGACAACAATGAACAAGGTTACCGTGGatagtaaaaataaaagataaaagggCCTCAATGTATATCATTGGCCAAAATAAGGTTTTTTAATagttaaaaaaagttttttaaaaaaaaaggggcctcataggtaatcattggccaaaaggtttGAGTTTGAGATTGAGTTTGAAAAGTGAAAAGGGTTTGTCGGCCGCTGTCAGTTAATTGGCAATGGCGGGTTAGGATTGTTCAAGACAGCCTAAGACAAACCCTCAGAGGGAGGAGAGAAGCATAGAAAAAAAGCGTagaaaaaaagttgaaaaaaacGTTTTAGAAAAGTTGTACGTGAAAATGGGAAAAAGGTCCCTTTTTAGGGTTGCCAAGACCCCTATTTATAGAGTTAGAGAATTAGGTTAAATTCCATAAGAGGAAATAACTCATATCCAAAAACTCAATAACCCATTttgaaaattagtaaaaaaaaaatagaagaaaaagtgtgaaaatgcCACTTATAGGATTCAAACCCGTAACTTATTACTTGCAAGCCTgattccttaccaattgtgctatgttatttatttgaaacaaaaatccaattgaaagcatatgaaaggcaagcaaatatttgttatttaaaaatataaataatttacaagtgaactattatatttttaaacaaataattacaaaaaagctaaaatattgtaaataaaccaagaaagtttataaaatccaagtttaaaaataattttgaattttgaaatggggcctcatattttatgaataataagcccaattaaatacacacttttacttAATGCATACCCtcatttaatcaataaaatcTAATGACCTCACATCTTATGGATGCTAAGCCTAAGAGATTGAATTGAAGTATACATGTATTTTATAATCTTGATCAcacttatatacatatatattttaatacatacGTATTTTAAATGATGTGCCAATAAGAAGGGACAAGTCTTAGTGggtcaaatttggggtatgacagctgcccctatttaattactatTCAATTGAAGGGCGTGACAATACGCAAGTCTCACGTGTTTCAGATCGGAgtgttattaaataatggaagacccctaaatttgtcCGACAAATAGGCATGGATAATTAATTCATCCATACCAAGGTTTGTGAATTGGCATATTCGTCTCGCTATAAGATTGACACTCATAGCCACAAGATACATTTGTCACATGTTCTGTTTCTATATCCCAATTTATAGTGTAAATAATACGAATGTCGActctatatttataataaatccgATAATGTTCAACGATGATTATGCATTTTTACTGCGACCTAGGGGGTAAGTGATGCGAGTCCAGACTCTAAACTTAGGATCAATCCATTAGAGTTGGGGAAACATGAAGAATTAACTTGCTAAAGTCTATGGACTGACGAAGCAAGCATTCATAAATTCTTGTACCATGTTTTAAGGATTAATATGCTAAAACCTATGGATTGACATAACAAACATTCGTAAATCCTGATATACACCTCCTAATCCTAAGAAGTGTGGGTTCAAATTCTATCTGGGATCCGTCCAGTAGAGTCGTAGATATATAAAGAATTAACTTACTAAAGCAAATAAGCATTCACAGATTCTTATATTAAGGATTAACTCGCTACAACCTAGAGATTTACATAGCAAGCTTTCTTAGATCCTGAATTACACATTCTTAACGCAACCTTTGGGGTAAGAAGTATAGATCCTAATTTATCTTTGGACTGATCCAAAGAGTAGGAAGGATATGAAGAATTACCCTACTTACAGAGCAAGTATTCACAGATTCTCATATTAAGGATTAACTTGCTACAACCTAGAGATTTACATAGCAAGATTTCGTAGATCTTGAATTCATACATTCTTAACGCAACCTTCGGGGTAAGAAGTATGGGTCCTAATTCATATTTGGATAATCCAAAGAGTATGAAGAATATGAAGAATTAACCCGCTTACAGAGCAAGTATTCATAGATTCTCATATTAAAGATTAACTCGCTATAACCTAGAGATTTACACAGTAAGCTTTCGTAGATCCTGAATCCATACATTCTTAATGCAACCTTCGGGGTAAGAAGTATGGATCCTAATTCATCTTTGGATAATCCAAAGAGTAGGAAGAATATGAATAATTAACCTGCTTACAGAGCAAATATTCACAAATTCTCATATTAAGGATTAACTCGCTACAACCTAGagatttaaaaccttttttatcCTGTACCCAAAAATTCATCATCATTACCACGTGTATTTTTAGGAAAAATTTCTAATCATATTTAACTATGGGATCTTTATTACCCATTTTCCACATATCATCAccataaatgaattttttttcaataaccatttttttaattttttttaaaataatcaagttttcaaaaaaattacacaaatgaCCACTTTTTGCTTATTTTAACATGTTGTCACCAGGGGGTGGCGATAACAACTTCTTCCAATTGGATTCGCCATTGGGCCTGGCGAATACGTTCGAAAAATGGGCCAAGTCGCCACCCCATGGCGACAACACCCAttccttttttttaaatttttttaattaaattattttacctattttattatACTATTTTCTTCATCTGTGGGACCATGTCGCCACTCTATCTGGCGAATTATCTTCATGTGTGGGCCCTAGTCACCTCCTTGGGTGGCAACAACACtcatttgagaatttttttgcctataaatagcaaCACATTCCTCCATAAAAATTCATTCATTTCTCCACAAATTTTCTCATTTTTCCTACACATTATTGTTCATGTCTCGCATAAGACCCTGTAAATGACACCAAACATCATCCAGCCGTCCCGTGCCGCAATCGGAATATCGACCCTCAAGGAACATTATGACGCATTGACGTTGAACCAGTTTTCGAACAAAGACCAAAAAATATTGAAAACTAGAATgtatattatgttattatttggTAACTTTCTATTTCCCAATGGTACTGGGAATAGTGTAAATTTTATGTACTTGTCTTTGCTTGAGGACATTGATGAAATCAACACGTATAGTTGGGGTTCTGCGGTATTGGGTTACCTCTACAGCTCCTTgtgcaaaaatgaaaaaaaaaaagaaagttctACATTTTGTAGATGTGCATTTTTACTACAAGCATGGGGATGGTGGAGAATGCCAATACTAGCCCCTGAAAACCCGCACACATACATCTTCCCGTACGCGTCAAGGTAACTTAAcgacattattttatttaatatatttattctattattaattgtaactaatttgatttctatttttttatgtgTTTAGGTTTAATGGAACTGGGTTGGATTACAGCTGAACgcc includes these proteins:
- the LOC131619732 gene encoding AT-hook motif nuclear-localized protein 15-like, with translation MADDKNASSHFSPFSSNEFLKENSSISESEHIFSQTTNPNTLMISELTEESMEDNPSSSAGRHMGRPSGSKNKPKPPMIIMENSIADMENIILEIPIGNDVVETIIDFAKRHEARIVVVNGSGLVSDVTLLLPNSRIPAFQLDGPFNVLSLAGAYLNPDYAAFSLQLSGSRGQVFGGVIGGKINAASDIHISASLFKRPEFIKAVTTNGNVQLFEDYDIATITGCADANNGGETQSVDQILP